Proteins found in one Colletes latitarsis isolate SP2378_abdomen chromosome 8, iyColLati1, whole genome shotgun sequence genomic segment:
- the Sdk gene encoding sidekick cell adhesion molecule isoform X3: protein MELPWRNAVADLSTFLSTRTRILFAAVYFIWIAGSACATETLQEPRFTTQPSSSGNILSENRTKFLQCQARGHPQPKYKWFKDGVPLSNELTSEPYFRIQSTRREDAGVYHCVATNDVGSIFSERITFAVAYMGLFEDLTERIVTVKSGSAAVLTLPPVESHPAPDVTWFASDGSLLYGIKYASAHHTLLILNASESDEGLYRARAINTQLGKEENSPFFNLQVTGDANAEVAPTIIVKPQDTQIIKDQDVTYIHCIANARSLHELRTLWTKDGIPIENSRISYSFNDSWNRTLALISANITYTGVYSCHVDLRSGGYPTVNASAKVVVYEKPMFITELKRETLSDYGSTVTLPCDAIGVPPPKISWFRNAEPVDHLLGSRYAMEEDGSLTIKKLTMNDSGMFQCLASNEAGEASSYTWLKAKKGLESRLKNRVIRWAAGYNVVRVRQSDRRIKFSRYPDTSGPIMENGPQNLTILDGKDATLTCNAVAAPIPNTTWIYNDTILVEIAGRVQVLDNGDLLIAAVKPNDAGKYTCIRANEAGSVNGSAYLTVLVRTQIIQPPVDTSVLLGYTAELQCKVSNDPSVLYDIAWFHNSQVINTQASQRVKMRNDGTLEIVAVRASDVGEYMCSVVSPGGNETRSARLSVIELPFAPINVMAGRVERISPRTINVSWVPGFDGNSPTKKFIVQRREVSDLGPIPDSALNWITENDNVSAQSRWVLLNNLKAAAAYQFRVSAENSVGEGPHSDPSNVVALPQEPPSGPPMGFVGSARSSSEIITQWQLPLEEYRNGHILGYMLRYRLHGYNDSPWTIQNITNEAQRNYLITDLITWKDYIVQIAAYNDKGVGVFTEGLKIKTKEGVPEAPPTNVKAKAINSIAIKVWWKPPNPQKINGINQGYKLQAWVGHNFTEANEYKSMTVPPSLFDPLAEQSAIMTGLKKYTLYNITVLCFTDPGDGERSSAVQVRTREDVPEEVENLQFEDISDRSLTVKWSPPKESNGILTQYQLKYMIKDLPDSQRADNITADVLSVKIEHLQAMTHYKFEVIAWTSVGPGKPRVAVIQSGVEPVLPEPPTKLALSNIDAFSVVLQFTPGFDGNSSITKWTVQAQTTRNTTWYNIYEVSDPDASTITVGGLIPFMQYKLRLIANNVVGASQPSEPTKEFQTIQAPPSHPPRNVTVRAMSATELRVRWIPLQQIEWYGNPRGYNVTYNEVRTNTSKSITIEDHTANSYVLENMEEYALYEIVMQAFNDVGSSTLSPKAVERTRESVPSMGPINVEANATSSTTILVRWGDVPIEHQNGQIEGFKVYYGANARSAFQYKNIPSNTTFTTTLTELRKFVQYHVQVLAFTRLGDGTLSTPPVRVQTFEDAPGPPSNVSFPDVSFTTARIIWDTPEDPNGEILAYKVMFHLNNSQDHQFSKEFPASDRTFRATSLEPEKYYMFSVTAQTRLGWGKTAYALVFTTNNRERPQAPSMPQVSRSQVQSRQITFTWTPGRDGFAPLRYYTVQQSENSGPFQIIPERVEPTLTSYTANNLKPFTFYQFRIQATNDIGPSTWSTESVQVQTLPAAPSRGVTGLKVVPITTSSIEVHWNAIDEVYWSGDHETGGYRVIYQPVSDFPTALQDTPKEEVLGIKATKIVLSDLTEDRYYEVVVLPFNSEGEGPSSPPVTVYVGEAVPTGEPQHLKAEPISSTEVQLRWKPPQANMQNGDLLGYKIFYLVTDSPQELENKQEEEIEVVPASYLTHSLVFLDKYTEYRIQVLAFNPAGDGPRSPPITVRTKQDIPGPPHNLQFSEITMTSLRVSWEAPKLRNGEIVGYIVTYETAEQNDRFSKQVKQKVSETSLLIQPLEEEETYTFMVRAQTIDFGPPISGNVTTGPQEGSPIAPSNLAVTKTVSSVELQWTNGASGKGPILGYYIETRRKDDSRWQTIVRSSNGPLTEYSVSYQNLLPSTSYLFRVISYNRYGISYPAYSTETILTPSKLYLEYAYLQHRPFYRQTWFMVTLAAASIIIIIMVIAVLCVKSKSYKYKQEAQKTLEESMAMDTDDRQESDLELYRSRQGGGGAINMASACGTLGKRNTLARKSMHPPPPTMLGKSPPRPSPASVAYHSDEESLKGYDENPDDSSVTEKPSEISSTDSQGSESENESVQSDPHSFVNHYANVNDSLRQSWKRQKPVRNYSSYTDSEPEGSAVVSLNGGQIIMNNMARSRAPLPGFSSFV, encoded by the exons AGACCCTCCAGGAACCGCGCTTCACcactcagccttccagtagcggcAATATCCTTAGCGAAAATCGAACGAAATTTCTGCAGTGTCAAGCGAGAG GACATCCTCAGCCAAAATACAAATGGTTCAAGGATGGGGTACCTCTCAGCAACGAGCTTACCTCGGAACCATATTTTCGAATACAAAGTACACGCAGAGAGGACGCGGGAGTGTATCACTGTGTCGCCACGAACGACGTAGGGTCCATATTTAGTGAAAGAATTACATTCGCGGTAGCGT ATATGGGGTTGTTCGAGGACCTCACAGAGAGAATAGTAACCGTAAAATCGGGCAGTGCAGCTGTTTTAACACTGCCTCCTGTAGAAAGCCATCCTGCACCTGACGTTACGTGGTTCGCGTCGGACGGCTCGTTGTTGTACGGGATAAAATATGCGTCGGCTCATCATACTTTGCTCATCTTGAACGCATCCGAGAGCGACGAAGGCCTGTACAG GGCCAGAGCTATTAACACACAGTTGGGCAAAGAGGAGAACAGTCCGTTTTTCAATCTACAAGTTACGGGAGATGCGAACGCGGAAGTGGCACCCACTATAATAGTGAAACCGCAGGACACGCAAATAATCAAAGATCAGGATGTCACTTACATACATTGCATCGCGAATGCTAG GTCGCTCCACGAGTTACGTACTCTTTGGACGAAAGACGGAATTCCGATCGAGAACTCTAGAATATCGTACAGCTTTAATGACTCGTGGAACAGGACTTTAGCGTTGATATCGGCAAACATAACTTATACAGGGGTGTATTCTTGTCACGTGGATTTGAGGAGCGGTGGATACCCAACGGTGAACGCGAGCGCAAAAGTTGTTGTGTATG AGAAACCAATGTTCATAACAGAATTAAAACGAGAAACTCTTAGCGATTATGGATCAACTGTAACGTTACCGTGCGATGCTATTGGTGTTCCACCTCCAAAAATTAGTTGGTTCCGTAATGCTGAGCCTGTTGATCATTTACTTGGATCCAG ATACGCAATGGAAGAAGATGGTTCCTTGACAATTAAAAAGTTAACTATGAACGATTCTGGAATGTTTCAATGTCTTGCTTCCAACGAAGCTGGCGAAGCatccagttatacctggttaaaAGCGAAAA AAGGATTAGAAAGCAGACTGAAAAACAGAGTTATCCGCTGGGCAGCTGGCTACAATGTAGTCAGAGTTCGCCAATCTGATCGCCGTATTAAGTTCTCTCGATATCCAGACA CATCTGGACCAATCATGGAAAATGGTCCTCAGAATTTAACGATATTAGATGGAAAAGATGCAACTCTAACGTGTAATGCTGTGGCAGCTCCCATACCTAATACTACGTGGATTTACAATg ATACTATTCTCGTGGAGATCGCAGGGAGAGTACAAGTTTTAGATAATGGGGATCTTTTAATTGCTGCCGTGAAACCAAACGATGCAGGAAAATACACGTGTATTCGAGCTAACGAAGCTGGCTCTGTGAATGGTTCCGCATATCTTACTGTTCTAG tACGGACACAGATTATTCAACCACCTGTTGATACGTCTGTACTTCTTGGATACACTGCGGAATTACAGTGTAAAGTTTCGAATGATCCAAGCGTTTTGTACGATATAGCTTGGTTTCATAATTCACA AGTAATAAATACGCAAGCCAGTCAAAGAGTGAAAATGCGGAACGACGGCACGTTGGAAATAGTCGCCGTCCGAGCTTCCGACGTAGGTGAATACATGTGTTCAGTAGTTTCTCCTGGAGGAAATGAAACTCGATCAGCGCGTCTTAGCGTAATCGAATTGCCCTTTGCGCCAATAAACGTAATGGCCGGTCGAGTCGAGCGAATATCTCCCCGTACGATAAATGTTAGTTGGGTGCCTGGTTTTGATGGAAACAGTCCAACCAAGAAATTTATAGTTCAGAGAAGAGAGGTTTCTGATCTTG GACCTATACCCGATTCTGCGCTAAATTGGATTACCGAAAATGATAATGTTTCGGCACAAAGTCGTTGGGTGTTATTGAATAATTTGAAAGCCGCTGCTGCGTATCAGTTTCGAGTGAGCGCAGAAAACAGTGTTGGCGAAGGACCACACTCCGATCCTAGTAATGTAGTGGCTCTTCCTCAAGAAC CTCCTAGTGGACCGCCGATGGGATTTGTTGGCTCCGCTCGATCGTCGTCGGAAATAATAACGCAGTGGCAGCTTCCATTGGAGGAGTATCGAAACGGCCATATTTTAGGATATATGTTAAGATATCGTTTGCACGGTTACAACGACAGTCCATGGACGATACAGAATATTACTAACGAAGCACAAAGAAATTATCTCATTACCGATCTAATTACGTGGAAAGACTATATTGTGCAGATAGCAGCGTACAATGATAAAGGCGTCGGAGTATTCACCGAGGGTTTGAAGATTAAAACTAAAGAGGGAGTACCGGAAGCTCCACCGACCAACGTAAAAGCGAAAGCTATTAATTCTATCGCGATAAAAGTTTGGTGGAAGCCGCCGAATCCGCAAAAGATTAATGGGATAAACCAAGGTTACAAATTGCAAGCCTGGGTGGGCCATAATTTTACAGAAGCGAACGAATACAAGTCAATGACCGTGCCACCTAGTCTATTCGATCCTCTCGCAGAACAAAGTGCCATTATGACTGGGTTGAAGAAATATACCCTGTACAATATAACCGTGTTGTGCTTCACCGATCCAGGTGACGGTGAAAGAAGTTCAGCGGTTCAAGTCCGAACACGCGAAGACGTACCTGAAGAAGTAGAAAATTTGCAATTCGAAGACATAAGCGATCGCTCGCTTACTGTCAAGTGGAGTCCTCCGAAAGAGAGCAACGGGATTCTCACGCAATACCAATTAAAGTATATGATCAAAGACTTACCTGATTCTCAAAGGGCTGACAATATAACAGCAGACGTTCTGTCAGTAAAAATTGAACACTTGCAAGCAATGACGCATTACAAGTTCGAAGTCATTGCTTGGACCTCCGTGGGTCCTGGAAAACCGAGAGTCGCTGTCATCCAATCGGGAGTCGAGCCTGTTCTTCCAGAACCACCCACTAAATTAGCGTTGTCCAATATAGATGCGTTTTCGGTTGTCCTACAATTTACACCAGGATTCGATGGTAATTCGTCTATAACGAAGTGGACAGTGCAAGCGCAAACAACTCGAAACACTACCTGGTACAACATATACGAAGTCTCAGATCCTGATGCTAGTACAATCACTGTGGGTGGCCTAATTCCTTTCATGCAATACAAATTACGATTAATCGCTAACAACGTAGTTGGTGCTTCTCAACCTTCCGAGCCAACGAAAGAGTTTCAAACTATCCAAGCACCGCCGTCACATCCTCCCAGAAATGTAACGGTTCGTGCAATGAGCGCTACGGAATTACGCGTCAGGTGGATTCCATTACAGCAAATAGAATGGTATGGCAATCCAAGAGGATATAATGTTACTTATAACGAAGTGCGGACGAATACATCAAAAAGCATAACTATAGAGGATCATACCGCAAATTCTTATGTATTAgaaaatatggaagaatatgCTCTTTACGAAATCGTGATGCAAGCATTTAATGATGTTGGCTCATCTACGCTGAGTCCCAAAGCAGTTGAAAGAACTCGCGAGTCAGTTCCTTCAATGGGGCCCATTAATGTAGAAGCCAATGCAACATCTTCCACAACTATACTAGTAAGATGGGGCGATGTTCCTATAGAACATCAGAATGGACAAATAGAAGGATTCAAAGTCTACTACGGAGCAAATGCTAGATCAGCATTCCAATACAAAAACATTCCTAGTAACACTACATTTACGACGACTTTGACGGAACTTCGAAAGTTTGTTCAGTATCATGTACAAGTTTTAGCTTTTACAAGGCTTGGCGATGGAACTTTAAGCACCCCACCAGTTAGAGTACAAACATTTGAAGATG CTCCGGGGCCTCCTTCGAACGTATCATTCCCTGATGTTAGCTTTACTACTGCCCGCATCATTTGGGATACTCCGGAAGATCCAAACGGAGAGATTCTCGCCTACAAAGTTATGTTTCACCTGAATAATAGTCAAGATCACCAATTTTCTAAAGAATTTCCTGCATCTGATAGAACTTTCAG AGCTACTAGTTTAGAACCGGAAAAATATTACATGTTTTCCGTAACCGCGCAAACAAGACTGGGTTGGGGTAAAACAGCGTATGCTCTTGTTTTCACTACAAACAACAGGGAACGTCCCCAGGCGCCATCGATGCCACAAGTAAGCAGATCGCAAGTACAAAGTCGTCAGATAACGTTTACCTGGACGCCTGGTCGCGATGGATTCGCTCCACTACG TTATTACACGGTGCAACAATCAGAAAATTCAGGACCATTTCAAATTATTCCCGAAAGGGTGGAACCGACTTTAACGTCTTATACGGCAAATAATTTGAAACCCTTCACGTTCTATCAATTCCGTATACAAGCTACTAACGATATAGGTCCTTCAACTTGGagcacagaatctgttcaagttcAAACTTTACCAGCTG CACCTTCTCGAGGTGTCACTGGATTGAAAGTTGTTCCGATAACAACCTCTAGTATAGAGGTTCATTGGAATGCAATAGATGAAGTATACTGGAGCGGAGATCATGAAACGGGTGGTTATCGCGTTATTTATCAACCAGTTTCTGATTTTCCAACGGCTCTTCAAGACACGCCAAAGGAAGAAGTTTTAGGAATAAAA GCTACAAAAATTGTCTTAAGTGACCTAACGGAAGATAGGTATTACGAGGTAGTAGTACTACCCTTTAATTCTGAGGGAGAAGGTCCATCAAGTCCTCCAGTGACTGTGTATGTTGGAGAAGCAGTTCCTACGGGAGAACCGCAACATTTAAAAGCAGAACCAATTTCTTCTACAGAAGTTCAGTTACGTTGGAAACCACCCCAAGCTAACATGCAGAATGGAGATTTATTAGGATACAAA ATTTTCTATTTGGTTACTGACTCTCCTCAAGAACTGGAGAACAAACAAGAGGAAGAAATAGAAGTCGTGCCAGCGTCATACTTAACGCATAGCTTAGTTTTTCTGGATAAATACACGGAATATCGTATTCAAGTTTTGGCATTTAATCCTGCCGGTGATGGGCCACGGTCCCCACCCATTACCGTCAGGACTAAGCAG GATATACCTGGGCCACCTCATAATCTACAGTTTTCAGAAATTACAATGACTAGTCTTCGTGTTTCTTGGGAAGCACCGAAATTACGAAACGGTGAAATAGTTGGTTACATTGTTACTTACGAAACGGCAGAACAAAATGATC GTTTTAGTAAGCAAGTTAAACAAAAAGTATCGGAAACAAGTTTACTAATACAACCTCTGGAAGAGGAAGAAACATATACCTTCATGGTTCGCGCACAAACCATTGATTTTGGACCACCCATATCGGGAAATGTTACAACAGGTCCGCAAGAAGGTTCACCAATAGCACCAAGTAATCTTGCTGTTACTAAAACAGTGTCTAGCGTCGAATTACAATGGACTAATGGAGCTTCTGGAAAGGGACCTATTTTGggatactacattgaaacacgtCGAAAAG ATGACAGTCGTTGGCAGACAATAGTACGCAGTAGCAATGGACCATTAACAGAATATTCGGTATCCTATCAAAATCTATTGCCGTCTACGTCGTATCTGTTCAGGGTTATATCGTACAATCGTTACGGAATCAGTTATCCGGCATATTCTACAGAAACG ATATTAACTCCATCAAAGCTGTATCTTGAATATGCATATTTACAACACAGACCGTTCTACAGACAAACTTGGTTTATGGTTACTTTAGCTGCTGCctcgattataattattataatggtCATAGCGGTGCTATGTGTGAAAAGTAAAAGTTACAAATATAAAC AAGAAGCACAAAAAACTCTCGAGGAATCTATGGCAATGGACACGGATGATAGGCAAGAATCTGATTTGGaattatatagatcgagacaAGGAGGAGGTGGAGCTATCAACATGGCTAGTGCTTGTGGTACTTTGGGTAAAAGAAACACACTAGCAAGAAAGTCCATGCACCCTCCTCCTCCTACAATGCTAGGTAAATCACCTCCTAGACCCTCACCAGCGTCAGTCGCTTATCACAGCGACGAAGAAAGTCTTAAGGGGTACGATGAAAATCCCGATGATAGTAGTGTTACAGAAAAACCTTCTGAAATTAGTTCAACAGATTCACAG GGATCTGAAAGTGAGAATGAAAGTGTACAGTCGGATCCACATTCCTTCGTAAATCATTACGCTAATGTAAATGATTCTCTGAGACAGTCATGGAAGCGTCAAAAACCAGTTAGAAATTATTCATCGTACACTGATTCTGAACCTGAAGGTAGTGCTGTTGTGAGTTTAAACGGAGGTCAAATTATTATGAACAATATGGCGAGGTCGAGAGCCCCTTTGCCTGGCTTCTCGTCATTCGTAtaa